The Oceaniferula flava genome contains the following window.
GCTAGCCAGATGGCCACAGCGAAGGAACTGGAAATCCGCACCACCAATGAGGCATTGATGAAAACCCAAGGTCCGGTCGATGCGAGCGAAGACCTGCCCACCAACAAACCGGGTGAAGGTAAGCATTATCGCCCGAAATATCGCATGGGGCTGGGAGGCCTTGCCGCGGGCAATGGCTTCAACACCATCTCCACCGACGAGGAAATACTGGAGATGCTGCACGAGGCGTGGGACCTGGGAGTGAGACATTTCGATACCTCTCCATTCTACGGCCTCAGCCTGAGTGAGCGCCGTTTCGGAGATCTGCTGCGCAATAAGAAACGTGAAGACTACGTGCTCTCGTCGAAGGTGGGGCGACTTCTAACACCGTCCGCGGAACCTCTGCCCAAACGTTGGCACTGGGCGAATCACTCTCCCTTCCATTACCGCTACGATTACACCGCCGCAGGCACGCGCCGCTCCATCGAAGACAGCCTGCACCGCATGGGGGTCTCGTCCCTCGATATCGTCTACATCCACGATCTTTCCCCGCAAAACAGCGACATGGGCAAGGAGTGGACCAAGTATTACGATGAGGCGGTCAAGGGTGCCATCCCAGAACTCACCAAGATGCGTGAGGAAGGAATCATCAAGGGCTGGGGCTTCGGCGTCAACACGCCGGACGTGGTGTATAAGTCGCTGGATATTTGCGATCCTGATATCTGCCTGTTAGCCTTGCAGTATTCCATCATGGACCATAAGCAGGCACTGGAGAAAACCTTCCCCATTCTCGACAAGCGCGATATCTCCGTGGTGGTCGGCGCTCCCTTGAACGGCGGCTTTGTCGCGGGGAGAAATCGTTATAACTACTCCGCCAGCATCCCACCGGCGATGAAGGAAAAATTCACCGCCATCAGCGCGGTGGCGAAAAAGCATGGCGTCGATACCAAAACCGCGGCGCTCCAGTTCGCCGAAGCGCCATCGACGGTTTCTGCCATCATCCCTGGGGCTCGCACCAAGGAGCAAATTCAGCAAAACATCGCCTCCATGAAGGTGCAGATTCCCGCCGCGTTCTGGTCAGAGCTGAAGGCGAAAAAGCTGATCGAGCAAAACGCAGCAACCCCCGCGTAGTGCCCGCGCCGGAGAGCTGATCGGTTCTCTAACCATCCTGACCACTCAGCCCGCTTTCCTCATGGAAGGCGGGCTGAGCTGTGCATGGATGAATCGTCCAGCTTGGCCAGAAAGGCTTCGGCCTGCTGGTAGTATCCCTGTTTTTTGTCGCCACTCATTTTTTCGGCCATCCGCACCATCATCGCCCAGCGCGGGTTCTTGCGGAGTTGATCGGCGTGGGTGAGAATCCACGACCAGTAAAGGCTGTCCCACACGCCCGACCATGCCTCTTTTTTGTAGTGGCTCATTTTCAGCACGTAGTTCGAGCCACTGAAATATGGCTTGGTGGTGATGTTGCCGCCATCAGCATTCTGGCTCATGGCGTAGACATTGGTGACCATCACCCAGTCGTAGCTATCGATGAACATTTCCATGAACCACTGGTAGATGGCGTCAGGGTCGATTTCGCAGAGAAACATGAAACCGCCCAGCACCATGAGGCGCTCGATGTGGTGGCAGTAACCAGTGCGTAGCACGCGGCGGATGGTGTCGTCGATCGGATGGATGCCGGTCTCCCCGGTGTAGAACGAGGCGGGCATCGGCCGGGTGTGTTTCCACGCATTGGTGCTGCGCATCGTCACACCCAAATCATCATAGGTGGCGCGCATAAACTCCCGCCAGCCGATGACCTGCCGGATGAACCCCTCGACGCTGGCAATAGGGGTGTCGTGCTCCTCCGCGAATGCAAGGGCCCGTTCCACCACGTAAGCCGGCGTGATCAGCCCGATGTTCAAGGCTGGTGTGAGGAGGCTGTGATAGAGCGTATTTTCCCCTTCCTCGATGGCATCTTCGTAGGGGCCGAACTTGGAAAATCGATGGGTGAGAAAGTCCTCGAACCATTGCTTGGCCTCGGCGCTGTTGATGGGGTAGGAAGATGGACCGCACTCGCCGGGTCGATCGCCGAAGTGCTGCTCGACGTATTCCAGAGCTTCCTCTCGGTACTCATCTGGAGGAAAAATCGGCAGCTCCGGGAGCTCTGGCAGCAATGATTTGGGCAGCTTCTTGCGGTTGTCCTCATCGAAACTCCACTGGCCACCAACGGGTTCGCCGTTTTCCACGAGTATGTTCAGGCGGGTGCGCTGCCAGCGGTAAAAGTCCGCCATGAACCAGCGCTTTTTGCCGGCCCGATATTCGTCGTTTTGCTCCGCGCTGTTGATGAACAGCGGCGTCGGGAGGAACTTCAGCTCCAGCCCGGCACGATCGGTTTCACGTCGCAGCCGTTTTTCCAGTATGAAATCGACAACTTCCGCTGCGACGATGGTGGTCACTCCGTCTGCCAGCATCTGCTGCACGACCTCTTTGAGCACGGAGCCACCACCAACATAATCAAAATACTGCGCGTCGCAGCGTTCGGTCACCTTATCGAACCACTGGCGCATGGAGGCGCGGTGCAGGCCTATTTTCTGCCGATGAAAGGCCATCGGATACTGCTCGTCGCCAAAGAACAGTGGGTCTT
Protein-coding sequences here:
- a CDS encoding aldo/keto reductase, yielding MTRRELIRTGALLGIGTAASQMATAKELEIRTTNEALMKTQGPVDASEDLPTNKPGEGKHYRPKYRMGLGGLAAGNGFNTISTDEEILEMLHEAWDLGVRHFDTSPFYGLSLSERRFGDLLRNKKREDYVLSSKVGRLLTPSAEPLPKRWHWANHSPFHYRYDYTAAGTRRSIEDSLHRMGVSSLDIVYIHDLSPQNSDMGKEWTKYYDEAVKGAIPELTKMREEGIIKGWGFGVNTPDVVYKSLDICDPDICLLALQYSIMDHKQALEKTFPILDKRDISVVVGAPLNGGFVAGRNRYNYSASIPPAMKEKFTAISAVAKKHGVDTKTAALQFAEAPSTVSAIIPGARTKEQIQQNIASMKVQIPAAFWSELKAKKLIEQNAATPA
- a CDS encoding cryptochrome/photolyase family protein; the encoded protein is MSVALLVFPNQLFENHPGFQQDPQKVYLSEDPLFFGDEQYPMAFHRQKIGLHRASMRQWFDKVTERCDAQYFDYVGGGSVLKEVVQQMLADGVTTIVAAEVVDFILEKRLRRETDRAGLELKFLPTPLFINSAEQNDEYRAGKKRWFMADFYRWQRTRLNILVENGEPVGGQWSFDEDNRKKLPKSLLPELPELPIFPPDEYREEALEYVEQHFGDRPGECGPSSYPINSAEAKQWFEDFLTHRFSKFGPYEDAIEEGENTLYHSLLTPALNIGLITPAYVVERALAFAEEHDTPIASVEGFIRQVIGWREFMRATYDDLGVTMRSTNAWKHTRPMPASFYTGETGIHPIDDTIRRVLRTGYCHHIERLMVLGGFMFLCEIDPDAIYQWFMEMFIDSYDWVMVTNVYAMSQNADGGNITTKPYFSGSNYVLKMSHYKKEAWSGVWDSLYWSWILTHADQLRKNPRWAMMVRMAEKMSGDKKQGYYQQAEAFLAKLDDSSMHSSARLP